In Sulfuricurvum sp., the following are encoded in one genomic region:
- a CDS encoding type II secretion system protein GspK, which translates to MNKSGIVLMMTLVLITLLMGIVALALGQSEKLSREGNRLFYQSASLRLLDDLEQQLPSLLSAITGAEELDLAMRLPLQIESKKRDFTLTANLSSPYGRWNINSLSNGDGKVNEANLALFMKLFATYPIADADIFIKLVLDTIDTDNSERSTDTEIALSHPDFKNGVIGDAKQFNLIVERYIELTKDTAILSIPWDRYIGYEGDKMDFNALTPEVLSLVLPTLSPEKIRTLTQFRTKAFVSKEEVVAAEPSLGALFDTYFFIYKSGVSYDLMCDVRIRENSHDEHMKFRYNLVDKRVKNVTLL; encoded by the coding sequence ATGAACAAAAGCGGAATAGTTTTAATGATGACGTTGGTGTTGATAACCCTACTGATGGGGATCGTTGCACTGGCATTGGGACAGAGTGAGAAGCTCTCACGTGAGGGGAATAGACTTTTTTACCAAAGTGCATCGCTGCGTCTTTTGGATGATTTAGAGCAACAACTTCCTTCTTTACTGAGTGCAATTACAGGTGCGGAAGAGCTCGATTTAGCGATGAGGTTGCCATTACAAATCGAGAGTAAAAAAAGGGACTTTACTTTAACCGCAAATCTATCTTCCCCCTATGGAAGATGGAATATTAATTCTCTAAGCAATGGTGATGGGAAGGTTAATGAGGCTAATCTTGCACTCTTTATGAAGCTCTTTGCAACGTATCCGATTGCTGACGCTGATATTTTCATTAAGCTCGTTTTGGATACAATCGATACCGATAATAGTGAACGTAGCACAGATACGGAGATTGCATTGAGTCATCCCGATTTTAAAAATGGGGTGATTGGTGATGCAAAACAGTTTAATCTGATTGTAGAACGCTACATAGAGCTAACAAAAGACACGGCGATTCTCTCGATCCCTTGGGATCGTTACATTGGGTATGAGGGGGATAAAATGGATTTTAATGCACTTACCCCTGAAGTTTTATCACTGGTTTTACCTACGCTATCTCCTGAGAAAATTCGTACATTAACCCAATTTCGAACCAAAGCTTTTGTCTCAAAAGAAGAGGTTGTTGCCGCTGAACCCTCATTGGGAGCGCTTTTTGATACCTATTTCTTTATTTACAAATCGGGAGTCTCTTACGATCTTATGTGTGATGTACGTATTCGTGAAAACAGCCATGATGAACACATGAAATTTCGTTATAATCTTGTCGATAAGCGGGTGAAAAATGTCACTCTCCTTTGA
- a CDS encoding alkaline phosphatase PhoX, translating into MHLRTYSLVAATAILGTLFFVGCGSDDSSPSIPTVVSTEFIGMDAPTTADKMDHVYSEASVKITYSDGTTVTQPLEYKTLMSTGDVIGGTTVGAILDVNGSPIMDTSVSPSTAFVSDTPDGQSVMQIGNTIQMVSQFEYVTADGSGASRYGVLPAMMNLSTLTQAANGDFNISKIANIDSSSVGGLWITCAASMTPWTTHLGSEEYEPDAKLVELGTGSGTDTLTGPNAYFGDTTTANVYNYGYIHETTVTSTGATTLKKHYNMGRFSHELAQVMPDNKTVYFGDDGSYTMLFMYVADTAGDLSAGTLYAAKWTQTSTSTDRSVTANLTWIKLAHATDTEVKAIITAKPKFSDIFETAASATAGFIKIKTYKGTEYIKLKTGMEKTAAYLESRRYGALLGATSEFNKMEGVTVNAKDKKVYMAISNMSGGMATSSSDPVDDIKAPIEKAGAVFELALSSGKSDTAGTAINSSYVATTMNAIPELTGLTVSVKDVFGNSADVSKVANPDNLKFSEKMRTLFVGEDSGMHINNFVWAYNIDTKKFSRILSATAGAESTGLQAIENLNGTGYVMSSIQHPGDALLVDWNASNPIVSGLAASINKKKSAMGYIKLPAIR; encoded by the coding sequence ATGCATTTACGGACTTATTCTCTTGTTGCCGCAACGGCTATTTTAGGCACTTTATTTTTTGTCGGATGTGGTAGTGATGATTCATCCCCTTCAATCCCTACAGTTGTTAGTACCGAGTTTATCGGGATGGATGCTCCGACAACGGCTGATAAAATGGATCATGTTTATTCTGAAGCGTCTGTTAAAATCACTTATAGTGATGGAACTACTGTCACACAACCGCTCGAATATAAAACTCTTATGAGTACAGGCGATGTTATCGGTGGTACAACGGTCGGAGCGATTTTAGATGTTAACGGTAGTCCAATCATGGATACATCTGTTAGCCCTTCTACAGCCTTTGTTTCGGATACCCCAGATGGTCAAAGTGTTATGCAAATCGGAAATACAATCCAAATGGTTTCTCAATTTGAATATGTTACAGCCGATGGAAGCGGAGCGAGTCGATACGGAGTACTACCGGCTATGATGAATCTCAGCACATTAACACAAGCTGCAAACGGAGACTTCAACATCAGTAAAATCGCAAACATTGATTCTAGCAGTGTTGGTGGATTGTGGATTACGTGTGCAGCGAGTATGACACCATGGACAACACATCTGGGAAGTGAAGAGTATGAACCGGATGCTAAACTCGTTGAACTTGGAACTGGTAGCGGAACCGATACACTCACTGGTCCAAATGCCTATTTTGGAGATACAACAACTGCAAATGTCTATAACTATGGTTATATCCATGAAACAACCGTTACGTCGACTGGTGCAACAACTCTCAAAAAACACTATAATATGGGACGTTTCTCTCATGAACTTGCGCAAGTAATGCCGGATAACAAAACCGTTTACTTCGGAGATGATGGCTCATATACTATGCTCTTTATGTACGTTGCCGATACTGCGGGTGATTTGAGTGCAGGTACATTGTACGCGGCAAAATGGACTCAAACAAGTACATCAACCGATCGTTCGGTTACAGCCAACCTCACTTGGATCAAACTCGCTCATGCAACCGATACAGAGGTTAAAGCAATCATTACCGCTAAACCTAAATTTAGTGACATATTCGAAACCGCCGCATCTGCAACTGCCGGATTTATAAAAATCAAAACCTACAAAGGGACTGAATATATCAAACTTAAAACAGGTATGGAAAAAACAGCAGCTTACCTTGAATCTCGTCGTTATGGAGCATTGCTTGGTGCAACCAGCGAATTTAATAAAATGGAAGGGGTCACCGTTAACGCCAAAGACAAAAAAGTTTACATGGCAATCTCTAACATGAGCGGCGGTATGGCAACAAGCTCTAGTGATCCAGTTGACGATATCAAAGCACCGATCGAAAAAGCAGGAGCAGTATTCGAGCTTGCACTTAGCAGTGGAAAAAGCGATACAGCCGGTACAGCTATCAACAGTTCTTATGTAGCGACAACGATGAATGCAATCCCTGAATTGACAGGTTTGACTGTCTCTGTCAAAGATGTATTCGGTAACAGTGCTGATGTTTCCAAAGTCGCTAATCCGGATAATCTTAAATTCTCTGAAAAAATGCGCACACTCTTCGTCGGGGAAGACAGTGGAATGCATATCAACAACTTCGTATGGGCGTACAACATCGATACAAAAAAATTCTCACGTATCCTCTCAGCTACTGCCGGTGCTGAATCAACAGGTCTTCAGGCCATCGAAAATCTAAATGGAACCGGATATGTTATGTCGAGTATTCAACATCCGGGTGATGCACTCTTGGTTGATTGGAACGCTTCTAATCCAATCGTTTCAGGACTCGCCGCTTCAATCAACAAGAAAAAATCGGCTATGGGATACATAAAACTTCCTGCTATCCGCTAA
- a CDS encoding LamG-like jellyroll fold domain-containing protein, whose protein sequence is MKNFYEGLTRREFLYIMGVLSLSACGGGGGDSGSATGAGTNGGGSTESLTMTTIRHPGLLHTEADFSRMAAKVSANAEPWISGWNKLDDHDYTSLNRVPNPLVTVVRGAGVTDANGNVVAQNFGTMVFDMESAYQIALYWKITGDTRYADLAVRFLNEWSSTMTTLTGNADRFIAAGLYGYQWVNAAEIMSTYSGWLSADKSHFKEWLLSIWYPLCHSFITDHNGSDITNYWASWDALTLCGIFAIGVFCERVDICNEALNYYTTTGRGNGASAHNVYVLHPGYLGQWQESGRDQGHSTLSISCIASFCEMAWNQGIDLYGYRNNRFLAGAEYVAKSNLTDSNGNFYTLPYSRYSNRQGTMNTVSDSGRPHLRPTWEIIYNHYVNRKGLSAPWVSTMVAKVRPEWRDTGGDEPSFGTLTMSRDPYVGDVAPSGLSAVLNEGKVLLSWWGSAYATSYSVKRASSANGPFATIANVTDPRTYTDAPSDGIWYYAITATTPRGETALSNIIRTVTPYEKKIHLSLKEGSGLVAVDSSGNGKNGTLNGATSWGSGRVSGSALAFDGTSGSLSLPSGIMADIGDFTISVWMNWAGGNSGNQRLFDFGSSDIAYLALLLNGSNKTMRVATTGTMWYGEHNINAPSAISTNTWVHVAVTLSGSIGTLYLNGVEVASNNAVTFEPYQMGETTQNWLGRAQYSNDPYFKGRMEDFRLYSGALSATEISSLSNN, encoded by the coding sequence ATGAAAAATTTCTATGAAGGTTTAACCCGTCGCGAATTTCTCTATATTATGGGTGTCTTAAGTCTTAGTGCTTGTGGAGGTGGCGGAGGTGATAGTGGTAGTGCAACGGGCGCTGGTACTAACGGAGGTGGATCAACTGAGTCATTAACAATGACCACCATTCGTCATCCCGGACTTTTACATACCGAAGCTGATTTTTCCCGTATGGCGGCTAAAGTATCAGCGAATGCGGAGCCGTGGATTTCGGGTTGGAATAAGTTGGACGATCACGATTACACGAGTCTAAATCGTGTACCTAACCCGTTGGTAACGGTTGTACGCGGAGCGGGGGTAACGGACGCGAACGGAAATGTTGTGGCTCAGAATTTTGGAACGATGGTATTTGATATGGAATCGGCATATCAGATTGCGTTGTATTGGAAAATTACCGGAGATACACGATATGCCGATTTAGCGGTTCGATTTCTCAATGAATGGTCATCGACGATGACGACACTTACCGGAAATGCGGATCGGTTTATCGCTGCTGGTCTGTATGGGTATCAGTGGGTGAATGCTGCTGAAATTATGAGTACCTATTCGGGATGGCTAAGCGCCGACAAAAGCCACTTTAAAGAGTGGTTACTTAGTATATGGTATCCCCTTTGCCATAGTTTTATTACTGATCATAACGGTTCAGATATCACCAACTATTGGGCATCATGGGATGCTTTGACGTTATGTGGAATTTTTGCAATCGGTGTTTTTTGCGAGAGGGTAGATATTTGTAATGAGGCGTTGAATTACTATACGACGACGGGTCGAGGCAATGGGGCATCGGCTCATAACGTGTATGTACTCCATCCCGGATATCTCGGGCAATGGCAAGAGAGCGGACGGGATCAGGGACACAGTACTCTCAGTATCAGCTGTATTGCATCGTTTTGTGAGATGGCATGGAATCAGGGGATTGATTTATATGGGTATCGAAATAACCGATTTCTAGCTGGTGCGGAGTATGTCGCCAAATCAAATTTGACCGATTCAAATGGCAATTTTTATACCCTGCCGTACTCGAGATACTCAAATCGTCAGGGGACGATGAACACTGTATCCGATTCCGGACGTCCCCATTTACGCCCTACATGGGAAATAATTTACAATCATTATGTCAATCGCAAGGGACTTTCGGCACCATGGGTGAGTACTATGGTGGCGAAAGTGCGTCCTGAATGGAGAGATACCGGTGGTGATGAACCTAGTTTTGGTACACTCACAATGTCACGTGACCCTTATGTTGGAGATGTTGCTCCCAGTGGTTTAAGTGCTGTTCTTAATGAGGGTAAAGTGTTACTCTCATGGTGGGGAAGTGCTTATGCTACAAGTTACAGTGTTAAACGTGCGTCTTCTGCTAATGGTCCATTTGCGACTATTGCCAACGTAACCGATCCACGTACCTACACAGATGCACCAAGTGATGGAATTTGGTATTATGCTATAACCGCAACCACACCAAGAGGAGAGACGGCGTTATCGAATATCATCCGAACCGTTACCCCGTATGAGAAAAAAATTCACCTTTCATTAAAAGAAGGTAGCGGTCTCGTAGCCGTCGATAGTAGCGGAAACGGAAAAAACGGTACTTTAAACGGAGCTACTAGCTGGGGATCTGGGCGTGTTTCGGGGAGTGCGTTAGCGTTTGACGGTACGAGCGGTTCTCTCTCTTTGCCCTCAGGGATTATGGCGGATATTGGTGATTTTACCATCAGCGTATGGATGAATTGGGCAGGGGGAAATAGCGGAAATCAGAGACTTTTTGATTTTGGATCGAGTGATATTGCTTATTTGGCACTTCTTCTAAACGGCTCCAATAAAACGATGCGTGTGGCTACAACAGGCACTATGTGGTACGGAGAACATAATATCAATGCCCCAAGTGCAATCAGTACCAATACATGGGTACATGTAGCGGTTACGTTATCGGGTAGCATCGGAACACTTTATCTCAACGGTGTGGAGGTAGCCAGTAATAATGCAGTCACCTTTGAGCCTTATCAGATGGGTGAAACGACACAAAATTGGTTAGGTCGGGCACAATATTCAAACGATCCTTATTTCAAAGGGCGTATGGAAGATTTCAGGCTTTATAGTGGTGCTTTAAGTGCGACAGAGATTAGCAGTTTAAGTAATAATTAG
- the gspG gene encoding type II secretion system major pseudopilin GspG, translating into MSSHQHKKAFTLIEIMVVIIILGLLAAFVIPNITGKSGEAKQKLVCIQMKSLNESLKMFKVDNGSYPTSEEGLKALLTNPNPDAYTSYSPNAYVEGKNLPKDPWNHPYLYLNVDGDIELISLGSDGKEGGKDEEKDQKLSECR; encoded by the coding sequence ATGTCATCTCACCAACACAAAAAAGCCTTTACCCTCATAGAAATTATGGTTGTCATCATCATTTTAGGACTCTTAGCGGCGTTCGTTATCCCGAACATCACCGGTAAAAGCGGAGAAGCAAAACAAAAGCTCGTCTGTATTCAGATGAAAAGTTTAAACGAAAGTCTCAAAATGTTCAAAGTGGACAACGGTTCGTATCCAACGAGTGAAGAGGGGCTAAAAGCACTTCTCACCAACCCCAATCCCGATGCGTACACCTCCTATTCGCCTAACGCCTACGTCGAGGGTAAAAATCTCCCTAAAGACCCATGGAATCATCCCTATCTTTATCTCAACGTGGATGGTGATATTGAACTCATCTCTCTAGGGAGTGATGGCAAAGAGGGCGGTAAAGATGAAGAGAAGGATCAAAAACTCTCCGAGTGCCGTTAA
- a CDS encoding type II secretion system protein, with translation MKMSRSGMTLFELLIVMTIVGIIYSIGLFTLKKEHITAPTLNLTTLKTTLLALSQSGEIRLNCDTSCHECRIISNDDTLLTTANLKATGVLQRYGFNRFGELTPWGKVVTQSKGEMSQGCFEMTLHPDGSTTPLILKSDTTFYAYTPLGGNKPYITQSEEELQKFIFNEALYPLKGDDIYGAQ, from the coding sequence ATGAAAATGTCACGTTCGGGGATGACGCTCTTTGAACTGCTCATCGTTATGACGATAGTGGGAATCATCTATTCGATTGGGTTATTCACCTTAAAGAAAGAGCATATAACCGCCCCGACATTGAATCTCACAACCCTAAAAACAACCCTTTTAGCTCTATCGCAATCGGGTGAAATTCGACTTAATTGCGATACATCGTGCCATGAGTGTCGCATCATCTCCAACGATGACACCCTCCTCACCACCGCCAATCTAAAAGCTACTGGGGTACTACAACGTTATGGCTTTAATCGTTTCGGCGAATTAACCCCGTGGGGCAAAGTGGTGACACAATCCAAGGGAGAAATGAGTCAAGGGTGCTTTGAAATGACCCTCCATCCCGATGGCTCTACCACCCCTTTAATCCTCAAAAGTGATACCACATTTTACGCCTATACACCGTTAGGGGGAAATAAACCCTACATCACCCAAAGCGAAGAAGAGTTACAAAAATTCATCTTTAATGAAGCCCTTTATCCACTCAAAGGAGACGATATTTATGGGGCACAGTAG
- a CDS encoding prepilin-type N-terminal cleavage/methylation domain-containing protein: MGHSRGFSLIETLVAITIASIAVLALMKIVSQSTALSTNILQRFDSSIMMSLVQGEANETLDGRTLSVDEILSSRYNIDHSVIRESLQSVSYEIELLPKESINPLMDTPASSTLSSTINTLALQKVMLKNPHEHSSFFRLTSEQK; this comes from the coding sequence ATGGGGCACAGTAGAGGATTTTCCCTTATCGAAACACTGGTTGCCATCACGATTGCCTCCATCGCCGTCCTGGCACTCATGAAAATCGTTTCTCAAAGCACCGCTCTCTCTACCAACATTCTCCAACGCTTTGACTCCTCTATCATGATGAGCTTGGTTCAAGGAGAGGCAAACGAGACCTTGGATGGGAGAACACTCAGCGTCGATGAGATTCTCAGTTCTCGTTATAACATCGATCACTCAGTTATTCGAGAATCACTCCAATCGGTAAGCTACGAAATCGAGCTGTTACCCAAAGAGAGTATTAATCCTCTGATGGATACACCCGCATCATCAACACTCTCTTCGACCATCAACACCCTCGCACTCCAAAAGGTGATGCTCAAAAATCCCCATGAGCACAGCAGTTTTTTTCGCCTCACCTCGGAGCAAAAATGA
- a CDS encoding type II secretion system protein J encodes MRRNGFTLIELVISIALFGLITIFLFGAINQLRKEQTFFQQKELILSHKNQILSLLRTDFDRAQSLTLSTSSNKNFDTISIVGSNHSLYGIDRPYITWLVLKADNSLVRLESSSLITIPILPEKLYLTHSDLIGKQCELFRLYDSTKHRLIYLKFENESPLIVETTK; translated from the coding sequence ATGAGACGCAACGGTTTTACCCTCATCGAGCTAGTCATATCGATAGCCCTCTTCGGATTGATTACTATTTTTCTCTTCGGTGCCATCAATCAGCTACGAAAAGAACAAACTTTTTTTCAACAAAAAGAGCTTATCCTCTCCCATAAAAATCAAATACTCTCTCTACTACGAACCGATTTCGACCGCGCACAATCACTCACCCTCTCGACGAGTTCCAACAAAAATTTTGATACCATCTCCATTGTCGGCTCCAACCACTCATTATACGGAATCGACCGCCCCTACATAACATGGCTCGTCCTCAAAGCCGATAATTCACTGGTACGACTCGAATCTTCATCCCTCATCACGATTCCCATCCTCCCCGAAAAGCTCTATTTAACCCATAGTGACCTCATCGGGAAGCAATGTGAGCTTTTTCGTCTCTATGACTCGACGAAACATCGTCTCATCTATTTAAAATTTGAAAACGAATCCCCTCTGATAGTCGAAACGACGAAATAA
- a CDS encoding ABC transporter ATP-binding protein: MLTFKTLFSLMLRHKRSLVWGNIIAIIATLISIPIPLLIPLMVDEVLLKKGGKITEAIDWLTPAHEPFLYIGIVLATTIALRFLFFILSVVSQKFFITLSQELSFSLRVRALEHLKHVSMSAYERLGSGKVITHLITDIDTIEQFLGSALSKLIVSIATLIGVGAVLIWINPLFGILILIFQPLIMIVTRKISSRVGVLKKEQNRTIGELSDTLTQMCDLFGQIRASNKEERFITNAIDQSHRLRQSASLYGIKALMGERYSYTLFLSGFEIFRALGLVMVLTSDLSIGVMFGIFGYLWFMMTPVQDLLSLQYSFANAKNALSRLNELLTLPSEPIISAHNTLDKNHPLSITTKNLLFGYNDNEPILKGVNLTIPAGSTVAIIGASGSGKSTLSQLLVGFYPPTSGEILYNGINVNDIGFAHIRDAVFVVLQQPLMFNETLRFNLTMGDEISEDSIWEALRIAQLSPFIQELPDGLETQVGKFGIRLSGGQRQRLSIARMILANPQVVIFDESTSALDVHTESALFEALEEFLKNKTVIIIAHRLSTITRADYIYVLENGIILEEGTYKELEKSEGSFHSFISVQG; the protein is encoded by the coding sequence ATGCTCACTTTTAAAACCCTTTTTTCATTGATGCTTCGCCATAAACGCTCACTCGTTTGGGGCAATATCATCGCGATAATCGCCACATTAATCTCTATACCGATCCCTTTGCTCATCCCGCTTATGGTGGATGAAGTGCTTCTCAAAAAAGGGGGAAAGATTACCGAAGCGATAGATTGGCTCACCCCTGCACATGAACCGTTTCTCTATATAGGGATTGTTTTAGCGACCACTATCGCATTACGTTTTTTATTTTTTATCCTCAGTGTCGTATCGCAAAAGTTTTTTATTACCCTCTCTCAGGAACTCAGTTTTTCACTCCGTGTTCGTGCACTGGAACATCTCAAACACGTTTCTATGAGTGCATACGAGCGTTTGGGAAGCGGGAAAGTGATTACTCACCTCATCACCGACATCGACACTATCGAGCAGTTTTTAGGGAGTGCTCTCTCTAAACTGATAGTCTCTATCGCTACGTTAATCGGTGTCGGAGCGGTACTGATATGGATTAATCCCCTCTTTGGAATCCTTATCCTTATTTTTCAGCCCCTCATTATGATTGTGACCCGCAAAATATCGAGTCGGGTAGGTGTACTCAAAAAAGAGCAAAACCGTACCATAGGGGAACTCTCCGATACCTTAACCCAAATGTGTGACCTTTTCGGACAGATTCGCGCCAGTAATAAAGAGGAGCGTTTTATCACCAATGCGATTGACCAATCTCATCGTTTGCGTCAAAGTGCGAGCCTTTATGGGATAAAAGCATTGATGGGTGAGCGGTATTCGTATACCCTATTTTTGAGCGGATTTGAAATTTTCCGTGCATTAGGTCTCGTAATGGTACTCACCTCCGATCTCTCCATCGGAGTGATGTTTGGGATATTCGGCTATTTGTGGTTTATGATGACCCCCGTGCAGGATTTATTGTCTCTCCAATACAGCTTTGCCAATGCCAAAAATGCCCTATCGCGTCTCAATGAACTCCTCACACTTCCGAGTGAACCAATAATCTCTGCACACAACACACTCGATAAAAATCATCCTCTCTCTATCACGACGAAGAACCTTCTCTTTGGGTATAACGATAATGAACCCATCCTCAAAGGGGTAAATCTCACCATCCCCGCAGGAAGCACCGTTGCCATCATCGGAGCAAGCGGTAGCGGAAAAAGTACCCTCTCTCAGCTGTTAGTCGGCTTTTACCCCCCTACTTCGGGTGAAATCTTATACAACGGTATCAATGTCAACGACATCGGTTTTGCCCACATTCGTGATGCTGTTTTTGTCGTCTTACAACAGCCATTAATGTTTAATGAGACGCTCCGATTTAACCTCACCATGGGGGATGAAATCTCTGAAGATTCTATCTGGGAGGCGTTGCGGATTGCCCAACTCTCACCGTTTATCCAAGAGCTCCCCGATGGGTTGGAGACTCAGGTAGGTAAATTCGGTATCCGCCTCTCAGGAGGTCAACGCCAACGACTCAGCATCGCACGGATGATACTGGCTAATCCACAAGTTGTCATCTTCGACGAATCGACCTCAGCCCTCGACGTCCATACAGAGAGCGCCCTTTTCGAAGCATTGGAAGAGTTTTTGAAAAATAAAACGGTCATCATCATCGCCCATCGCCTTAGCACCATCACCCGTGCCGACTATATTTATGTCCTCGAAAACGGTATCATTCTCGAAGAGGGAACATACAAAGAACTCGAAAAATCAGAAGGGAGTTTTCACTCCTTTATCTCAGTACAAGGATAG
- a CDS encoding AI-2E family transporter yields the protein MEHNLFVRSLIFITFGLFIWLFLPFLNSFVVALLLVTAFTPIHLWMEGIIQKKPFLNANKALWSASIMTLLLFIVLFVPIIFFIVYIATHPSELIQIGNTFATQITKIASHLPDSLHWLQEYVDQGIAKTKEHQTQIATTLAINLGNGVLGFLGAVGDMILIITFFFFLSWYRRPILLSISPVIPMRRKIRQEFILDMIATSAAGFYTLVGVAIAQGLAFGIFISFFDNYNPWLFGLLIAVTSVIPIFGTALIFVPVALNEWFSGNGMNALIIVIYSWAMLSFFIDNIVRLLILQQLNRYLSQGRKPIDDFLIFFSIMAGLVTFGFWGFLIGPAIVAFTVTLLRVLRRNHITK from the coding sequence ATGGAACACAACCTTTTTGTTCGATCATTGATTTTTATAACTTTTGGACTCTTTATTTGGCTTTTTTTACCGTTTTTAAATAGCTTTGTCGTAGCACTATTGTTGGTTACTGCCTTTACCCCCATCCACTTGTGGATGGAAGGGATTATTCAAAAAAAACCTTTTCTAAACGCTAACAAAGCACTTTGGAGTGCCTCTATTATGACTCTGCTCCTTTTTATCGTCCTTTTTGTCCCGATTATCTTTTTCATCGTTTATATCGCCACGCACCCCTCAGAACTGATTCAAATCGGCAATACTTTTGCCACACAAATTACTAAAATTGCTTCTCATCTCCCTGATTCATTGCATTGGCTTCAAGAGTACGTTGATCAGGGAATCGCTAAAACCAAAGAGCACCAAACCCAAATCGCAACAACTCTCGCCATTAACCTTGGAAACGGCGTTTTAGGATTTTTAGGAGCCGTAGGGGATATGATATTAATTATCACTTTTTTCTTTTTTCTCTCGTGGTATCGACGCCCGATTTTACTCTCTATATCTCCCGTTATCCCGATGCGCCGAAAAATACGCCAAGAGTTTATCCTCGATATGATTGCCACCTCAGCGGCAGGTTTTTATACCCTCGTCGGTGTTGCCATCGCACAAGGGTTAGCATTTGGGATTTTTATCAGCTTTTTTGACAATTATAACCCTTGGCTTTTTGGGCTATTGATTGCTGTCACTTCGGTCATCCCGATATTTGGAACAGCTTTGATTTTTGTCCCTGTAGCACTCAATGAATGGTTTAGCGGCAACGGGATGAATGCCCTTATTATTGTGATTTATTCATGGGCGATGCTCTCATTTTTCATCGATAACATTGTCCGATTATTGATTTTGCAACAGCTCAACCGCTATTTGAGTCAGGGGAGAAAGCCGATTGATGATTTTCTCATCTTTTTTTCGATCATGGCGGGGTTAGTGACGTTTGGTTTTTGGGGATTTTTGATTGGACCTGCGATTGTGGCGTTTACCGTTACCCTGCTGAGGGTATTACGGCGTAATCATATAACAAAATAA
- a CDS encoding META domain-containing protein: MKKQIFLAISLSLLFTGCVTSQHEAPVPQTSLDGSWKSTTSNAHIRFEKGKLSGNDGCNQFIGSYSSDGTRITVSENMMSTMMACPAMEQSANFKTALISAKIYENNTSTLVLLGADGKPLLELQALSKIPVEGVYSLNYLNNGKQIITQVKSPITMILSNDGKMDGSTGCNQYTTTYTIKENQITIGFPATTRMICTPELMEQEQNFISALQKSSKISRNGERWEVRDDTGALQFSMIQK, translated from the coding sequence ATGAAAAAACAAATATTTTTAGCTATTTCCCTCTCTCTTCTCTTCACCGGATGCGTTACTTCACAACATGAAGCACCCGTTCCTCAAACCTCACTTGATGGGAGCTGGAAATCTACCACTTCCAACGCACATATCCGTTTTGAAAAAGGGAAACTCAGCGGAAATGACGGATGCAATCAGTTCATAGGGAGCTATTCGAGCGATGGGACACGAATCACCGTCTCTGAGAATATGATGTCCACCATGATGGCATGTCCTGCTATGGAACAATCAGCCAACTTTAAAACCGCATTAATCTCCGCTAAAATTTACGAAAATAACACCTCCACGTTAGTGTTACTCGGAGCTGACGGAAAACCATTACTCGAATTGCAAGCACTCTCTAAAATACCGGTAGAGGGAGTTTATAGCCTTAACTATCTCAATAACGGCAAACAAATCATCACCCAAGTCAAATCACCGATTACGATGATACTAAGCAATGATGGAAAAATGGACGGCTCGACAGGGTGCAACCAATACACCACCACCTATACCATCAAAGAGAATCAAATCACTATCGGTTTTCCCGCAACCACCCGCATGATATGCACCCCTGAACTGATGGAGCAAGAGCAAAATTTTATCAGTGCACTCCAAAAAAGTTCAAAAATCAGCCGTAACGGTGAGAGATGGGAAGTTCGTGATGATACGGGAGCATTACAGTTTTCGATGATACAAAAGTAA